ACTAAGGAAGAGAATAGACACAGGAATATAAATTGATAGGCTATCAGTTTAAAACGTTTATAGAATAATTTCAAGATCCAAACATTATAAACGgtaaatcatatatattataataCAGTAAGCTTCTCCACTGCGGGAGGGGTCTACTCCTATTTTTTTAGCAGATTTTCTTCATTTTAGATCAAAAGAAGCGCATCGTCCTCTTGCATGCCACTGggttttttgtttattttcctgGTTTTTGTGTTTGAATGGCACGGTTACTATGGGAGATTCAGCTGTCATAATACAGAATTATGTAAGCGTTGGTAGGCCAATTCTAAATACTGTAGAATGACTTCTAACCATAACGCTAATTGACTGGACAAACGACTTCTTCGGCAAATGACAGGagaggcaaggagtggaatgttagataaaaagactggtacccaggctacttCTAAGGTGTAAGGCAGACATACCAGTAACTTTTATGGCCACACAAGGTGCCACCGGTGGATTCAAAACGAGTAGCCTAACAATTATTTACATGGCCATAGTTgcatttacaaacaaattatttttctgtacgaaataataataataataataatatggcatttagcagacgcttttatccaaagcgacttacagtcatgcgtgcatacattattatttttagtgtatgggtggtcccggggatcgaacccactaccttggcgttacaagcgccgtgctctaccagctgagctacagaggaccaaatcaTAAACATATGGTGACATTGAGCAAAATAACCATAGACGGGAAGTTGACAATGGCTTATCAATAGGCAtttaaaataatgtatttctgtggTTGCAGTCCTCAAAGATTGAATTGCAttgaatcaaattaatcagattGACCTAAGCCTGTAAGTACCTCTACTAAGTAATATAGACCTAATAGgctaatataaaacaaaaatatataccaTTTAGGTCTATCATTGGTTAGGTTATTGGGTTGTTCGGGTGTTTCTTTCTTATACACGACCTTGGTATGGGATTTTAATAAACTTGCGTGAGCAAGCTTTCACTTTCTCCTCATCTGTGGTTCAGAAAACCACACATTCTTCCGAGTTCCAAAGTGTGCAGCCGTAGTTCTCGTTCCTTACAGCAGCTGGCAGCAGATTTCTGTTCTGGACTCATGCATggcgctgtccatggttctgaaacaAGGCAGGCTCCATTCATTTTGGGAATGAGCCTATTTTTCAATCACATTAAGAATGACATATATTATTAATTAAATACCATTTATACTTCAATTATTTAATATCACATTGTTAAATAATATTAGTTTTTTCCCGCCTGATAAATCTGTTTTTTGTTGTCATCATTTGAAGAGAATTACTCCCCCTCTATGTCCGATGAGATGAATCGCGTTTTCAGCCCGAAATTAATTTAAAACGAAATATAAATTGACTGAaataaaaaacatgtatttttatttgatAAATAAATAGTTACTCGCAATGCAGAAAACTACTTTCATTTCTTGCATAATTTGATTAGGCTACAGAGGTAACACAATAATCTATTGCAGATAATGAgaaaaggtttaaaaaaaagtagAAAAGAAacagaagagggaggagaagctCCGCTCTTTATCTGTAGTATGCAGCTATCGAAAGGACACGACCAGGGAGAGCAGAGCAACATAACTCCGCCGCGACTTCATGCAATGGCCGTCTGACGTATACCTACTTGCTGCTGGTAGCTTATAAATGAATTCACGGCGTCACCAGGCGCAGATCATTTGCAGGACCAGTGAGCGCCCCGACCGTCAAcaaacacatgcgcacacacacactggtaccaGTACGCGTCATGCGTCCTCGGAATGAGGGAACAGGCACAGGAACTCCGATGGACCCCGGTAGTACCCACACCGGCGCCAGCACGAGGGACTGACTGAGTATCCAGGTTCCCCCTTCGGTTACCTTGTCCTGTCCTACCAGGCGCGCCTACCGGCTGTCCCATGTCCCTGACAAACTATGGATTTTATAAACAACAGCAGTAACAACAGCAATTCGACCACAGCCTTCCCCGACGTCGTGGATGTCATTCCAAGGTGGGGTGACAATGAGAATGCAACGGGGTCTAGAAGTGTGCCCGAGGTGGAGCTGAGTTACCAGGTGGTCACCTCTCTGCTGCTCTGCGTGCTCATCCTCTGTTCCATATTCGGCAATGCGTGCGTCGTCGCAGCCATTGCGCTGGAGAGGTCGCTCCAAAACGTGGCCAACTATCTGATCGGCTCGCTAGCCGTCACAGACCTCATGGTATCGGTTCTGGTACTACCCATGGCAGCCCTCTACCAAGTCCTGAACAAATGGACTCTGGGACAGGAGATATGTGATATATTCATCTCATTGGACGTGTTGTGCTGCACGTCGTCCATTTTGCATCTGTGCGCAATTGCCCTGGACAGGTACTGGGCTATCACGGACCCCATAGACTATGTGAACAAAAGGACACCCAGGCGAGCCGTGCTGTTAATCAGCGTGACTTGGCTGATTGATTCTCAATCTCCATCCCGCCCATGTTAGGCTGGAGGAAAGCCGAGGACAGGGGGCGAACCCGGACGCCTGCACCATCAGCCAGGACCCGGGCTACCATCTACTCCACGTTCGGAGCATTTACATCCCGCTCATCCTCATGCTGGTCCTCTACGGGCGGATATTCAAGGCAGCCAGGTTCCAGGTTTGGAAAACTGTGAAGAAATCGGAAAAGGCGAAAGTGTCGGACAAGTGCTTGGCCGTATCGCCCGCTATTTTTCACAAGAAGATCAATGGAGAGGCGGGGGGAAAGAATTGGAAGCGCAGTGTGGAACCTACATCCAACTCCCCGTGCGTAAACGGCTCCGTGAAGCACGGGGAGGACGGCGAGTCGTTGGAGATCATAGAAGTTAGCAACAATTCTAAGAACCACCTGCCTCTCCCCAACACTCCCCAGTCCTCACAAGGGTTTGAGAACAGGAACGAAAAGAACACGGAGGCTAAGAGGAAAATAGCTCTGTACAGGGAGAGGAAAACGGTAAAGACGCTCGGTATCATCATGGGGACTtttattttctgctggctgccgtTTTTCATCGTGGCGCTGGTCTTGCCTTTCTGTGCAGAGAGTTGTTACATGCCAGAGTGGCTGGGCGCCGTCATCAACTGGCTGGGCTATTCGAACTCTCTCCTAAACCCCATCATTTATGCCTACTTTAACAAAGACTTCCAAAGTGCTTTCACTAAGATCATAAGATGCAAATTCCACAGACCGTGAGCCATTCATTCGTAAAATGTTAGCGTTTACTTCATTCCAATgatggaaaaataaataaacagtctCTAGCCTACGGTGTGAATTAGAAACAGAATAGCCTACGGGACATATACAGtgagacctggagagagacaggcagtATATTTGCATATGCTGTGTGCGCTGCTCCTGTGTAGCATATTCGATGTTGTAAATATCTGCGAGGCATCGTTGTATTTCCATGCAAGACGTGTCATTCAAATACAATATTCTGAATTCAT
The DNA window shown above is from Coregonus clupeaformis isolate EN_2021a chromosome 18, ASM2061545v1, whole genome shotgun sequence and carries:
- the LOC121583169 gene encoding LOW QUALITY PROTEIN: 5-hydroxytryptamine receptor 1A-alpha (The sequence of the model RefSeq protein was modified relative to this genomic sequence to represent the inferred CDS: inserted 1 base in 1 codon; deleted 2 bases in 1 codon), with protein sequence MDFINNSSNNSNSTTAFPDVVDVIPRWGDNENATGSRSVPEVELSYQVVTSLLLCVLILCSIFGNACVVAAIALERSLQNVANYLIGSLAVTDLMVSVLVLPMAALYQVLNKWTLGQEICDIFISLDVLCCTSSILHLCAIALDRYWAITDPIDYVNKRTPRRAVLLISVTWLIXFSISIPPMLGWRKAEDRANPDACTISQDPGYHLLHVRSIYIPLILMLVLYGRIFKAARFQVWKTVKKSEKAKVSDKCLAVSPAIFHKKINGEAGGKNWKRSVEPTSNSPCVNGSVKHGEDGESLEIIEVSNNSKNHLPLPNTPQSSQGFENRNEKNTEAKRKIALYRERKTVKTLGIIMGTFIFCWLPFFIVALVLPFCAESCYMPEWLGAVINWLGYSNSLLNPIIYAYFNKDFQSAFTKIIRCKFHRP